In Deltaproteobacteria bacterium, the genomic stretch AAAGCGTCTTGACTTTTTCTTAAGCTGACTGATCTGATGCCGCAGCATGACGACGTTATTGTTATCATTTGATTCCAACGCCTGCAATTTCATGACTTTCAGTTCGGAGATTCTTGCTTTGAGCTCTGGTTTTGTCATTTTGATCTTGGCTAAATGTTTCCTTTTCTTAACCGGTGTTTCGTTTTTGATACCCCAGGCTTCTTTGATTAAGGCGACGAGTTCCTCCTTCTTCATGTCAAGGATTGCCCTTTCATGGGGAATCTCTGCCGCAATCTCCCGCAATTCCTTGATAGTCAACTTTTCCAGATGTTTTCCGTCATGTTCTTTATGAGTTTCTTCTGACATCGCACATAGACCTCCTTATTTTTTATATTTGGGAATCAACCTTGCGGTGCATAAATCAATGAATGACTTTATTATATCACAACTCATTTTACGGTTCAACCCTACGGAACACCCTACGGAAATGGCCTTATCATTTAAATTGTATAAGGCTGGATTAGCTAATGATTTCTAATGGCCGTATTAAATAATGTACGCATTTATTAATGGACAGCAGCCTTTTTCTTTTTGACCTTGGCCGGCATTTCCCATATACTCATTATCGTTAAAACGAAACAAAAGGACAACCAATAATTATGACCCCCAAAGGCAGCCCGTATATTGATCACACTGGAGATATAATTATCCCTTTCAATTCTGACCAGAAATACCACCTTTGGAATGGCGGCCAGCATTTAACAGAAACTCTTTTGGAACTGACGTGCCTCAGGATGTTTGGGATGGGCATACCTTAAGGCCGTACCCTGGGAATGGTGGCTGAACTGGGAGATAGACTTAAAGGATATACGAAAAAGGAGAACCGTCATGGTTCCTGGGGCGGAGAAGCTGCCCGAATAAAATGAGGTTAAAAACATGTGTGATCAAGACAGGCTAAAAATGATAATTGAAGAACTAAGCACCCCAATATTTGGGGAGAAGGAGAATATATCAAAAGCTTTTGAATATGTTAGCCTCCTCTCTTCTAATAGTCAAGATGGCGCTTATATCATGACTGCAGTCGGTATTATGTGCAACACAATCGCAAAAGAATTACGAAAGCTTCTCCCGGATGAGTTTTATGAGCTAATACACGCCGAGATATTGAAGAAGATTGAATGATACTGAAATGATAGTAATATTAACTGGGCGGACGCTGAGTCCCATGATTCCGCCTGTATCCTGCCCGTAAGCGGCCTTTAGTTGTGGAGAAACGATTACCTGTGCTGATACATATCCATTTTATCCCGAGATAATTTTACCGCCGATAATTTTACCAATTTAGTTCATACTACATTCCAAATGGAAATCAACAATCTGGCCTGAAAAATGAGTATATTATTTCTTCCTTGACTTCATATGACGATAGGAATAGTATCAAACCAAAATCTCACCATATCTGCGATCAACCTCACAACCTGACGAGCAAACTCCTTGGGTGTTATATGAAGAGAAGATTCCGGAAGGTGCCAATGTAAAGCCTCCAAGAGACCACGATGGCCTTTTGGAGGCTTTTATCGTTTCCCGAAAAAAACCAAACCCTCCGAGAGAAGTTGACCAAAAGGGCAAGGTATTCTGCGGAATCTTTTAAGAAATGTCAAAATCAAACGAGGAGGTGGTTTATGTATTTTATGAATATATGTTCATGGGCTCCAGAGGATGAGAAGGAAGTCGAAAAGAGGAGGGCTGGTTGGAAATGGCCAAAGGGCGTGAAGGTTATCTTTGAATTCCTTGATCTTCAGGGCTGCCGTGCAATAAACGTCGTCGACACGGACGCGAAGGGCCTGATCGCGAGCAGAGTAGCATGGATTGATGTCGTAGCCGTTGAGACCTTCCCTGTTTATCCTTTCGGTGGGAGTAAAAATCTGCTGAAAAAGCAGTAAGTAAGGTCCGATCCATGGGGGTGAGATAAAATGACCCAAAAAATGGATTTTGCTTTTCAAAAGTCTGGATTTTCCCTTTACTAACCTTTTAACATGAGAAAGGAGAAAACCATGCCTGAAAGTACTTACAAAGTTATCGAGTTAGTTGGAGCAAGCAAAGTTTCCTGGGAAGACGCGGCTAAAAAAGCCGTAGAAACAGCAGCCAAGACCTTGAAAGACCTCCGTATTGCCGAAGTCGTCAAGCTTGACATGACTGTTGAGGATGGCAAAGTGGCAATGTTTCGCGTCAGAATTAGTTTATCTTTCAAATATTTGGGAGAATAACTGCTTAGTGTCTGGTGAGGGAGCGGCGAATCGTAGAACCGCTCCCATTACCAGAGCCTTCAGTACAACTGGTAATTCACACTTTAATTCCGAACCAAGAGTCGCGGACTTGTAGGTACTGTAAGTAGCTATAATCTCAACATTTACTTGAAAGGTGCAATTTTAATAGGTTGATTTTTCCGGCGGTTGGAAGTATTCGTATCTTCACGTTATCACTCATATTTTTTAGAATAGTGGAGGAATTGAAATTCAATCAGGGCATTAACGATCTCCGGTTAGAGGTATGCTTTCACACCTGTCGGCATAGTTACGCTTCATGGATGATCGAGCAGGAGCAAGATTTATATACCGTTCAGAAGCTCTTAGGCCACAAGACAAACGTAATGACGCAGCGATATGCCCACCTGAGCGAAAACAGTCTTATGGACGCTGCCAAAGCATTGGGGCAAGCATGGCAGAAGGCTCCCGAGCAGGATCAACAGACCGGCGAAGAGGCCGCAACCGGATAAAGAGGCCGAGCAGGTTGTAAACTTCACGAAATAGAAAACACCTTGCATTATACTTTTATTAGGTATAGGATGAAGCCATGGCGTGGACGATTAAGGAAAAGAAGGGGCTTCACAAACGGGTCAGGGATTTACCTGAGAACGTTCAGAACCTTCTCATTGCCCTGAAAAAGGATATGGAAGCAAACGGGCCGATCCGGGGAGACTGGCCGAATTTCAGCGCCCTGTCCGGCACCCGTTATCACTGTCATTTAAAGAAAGGCCACCCGACCTATGTGGCGATATGGGAAGTGACGGACAAAGAAATATAATTGATTGAGGTGATATATGCAGGCACACACGAAAAAGCACCCTACTGAAACCGTTGAACTGCGATTCATCGGGCCGATTGTGAATATTGCGCGGGCCATCGAAAGCTTGAAGCCGTTGGGGTTTGTGGATACGTCCGATTCTGTCCCGTGGCGCGATGCTTACCCGGAATGCTCGGAAGCGCAGCTTATCGGCAAGGCTCTGGCCGGGGCAAGATACCGGGAAGGGTTGACGCAGATGAAACTTGCCGAACTGACCGGCATCCCCCAGCGCCACATCAGCGAGATGGAAAACGGCAAGCGCTCAATCGGCAAGGAAATGGCGAAGCGCTTGGGGAAGGCATTGAACATAGGGTACAAGGTCTTCCTGTAAGAAGTTCACCAGGGGGATACCCTGTATATGGGACCCTCTCAGGGGTGACCAATAAAAATAAGCATGGCGCCGGAAATTGTGTTCACCTACTACTGTTTAGTGTCGACCATTAATCAGAACTGACGATTACGGATTGAAAGGGAGCAACGATTAGGCATTGCTACCATAGAGCCCGGGAAAAAACAATTCCAACGCTTAGGAATCGTCACTAATCATAATTATGATCACAAAGATTCCGCATAAATTTGCCTTGACTTTTCAAGAATGATATTTCATGCTTTAAATAAAGTTCCATAGTACCGTCTGGTTGGTGATTTGGTCACGTTGATGTTCGACAAATAGGGTGGTTAAATCAGCATATTGATGTATCTGTAATCGAAGGGTTCTTCCTTCCAAAAAACGCATTGATAAGGAGGTATCATGAAAAGGTCGACTTTATTAGTAGTTCCTTTCCTTATTGTGGTTTTGGCTGTGGGTGGCGCTTTTGCCGCCAGTGCAGATGACATAACAAAAGGCAAGGGGCCTGGCACAATGATGGACAAGAAACCCGGACCCGGTGATTTAAACAAGAAACCTGGACCCGGCGATTTAAACAAGAAACCCGGACCCGGTGATTTAAACAAGAAACCCGGGCCCGGTGATTTAAACAAGAAACCTGGACCCGGCGATTTAAACAAGAAACCTGGACCCGGTGAGTTAAACAAGAAACCTGGACCCGGTGATTTAAACAAGAAACCCGGACCTAGCGGCGACAAGGACAAATGCAAGCCTTAATAACAAGCAATTTCACTTTACGAAGGCCGACCGCCTCTTGAGGTTTGTTTTCAGTAGAAAAGAAGGTGGGACTTCCCTGTTGCCACCTTCTTTTCTTTTTATTGCCATCTTTTCTACGTTATCATCATATGCTTTCATCTATAAGTCCAAGTCGCAATGACGTGACGGAGCATAGGGAAACAAAGGTTGCAGCGGCACTTTTGTTCGGAGTTTGTTTCTTTTTAACTCTCTTGCCCCCTGTATATGCGTGGGATAAATCAACTGCTTTCAAGGAGACTCCGCCGGGCACAGAAATTCGATCTCAAGGTGGCCGAATACAAGTTTATTCCTAAGGTGATGCTCGATTCGACAGCACAGAGAAACTCTTCATCGGTAACGGGTGATGACCCTCGCCTTACCACGGGGTCCTTCGTATCAGACAATGCAACTTTCTCCGCCACAGTGACCCAGCAACTGCCTACCGGGGGACGTCTGGACCTAACGGCGGCTCATTATTTAGACAGCGCACATACAACCGGATTGCAGCGTGCAGATTCATACGGTCTCTTCCTGACGCAGCCGCTCCTGAAAGGAGGCGGAATGGAAGTGGGAACTGCCTCAATAAAGAACGCACGGTTTACTGACAGTGTGAACCAATTATACTTAAAAACAACGCTTATGGACACGGTTAGTTCGGTCATTTATGCCTATTGGTACTTCCTGCAAACGGTAAAGCAGATCGAAATCAGCAGGCAATCCCTGGAAAGAGCCAAAGAAAGCATGGCCGTGACGCGGGAACTCATTACCGCGGGCCGGATGTCGGAGATGGAGATAGTTCAGAATGAGGCAGACATAGCCAATAGGGAGATAAGCCTTCTCTCTTCAGAAAATAATGCCGATGCCGCACGGATAGCACTGCTGAAGCTTTTTGACCTGGGAAGGAACACCCCACTTGTCCCCACGGAGCCGCTTACCGTGGAATCCGCCCTCCCCACCTACGAAGAGTGCCGTCAACAGGCTTTTGTCAACCGGACCGATTACCTTATCGCCGCCCTCAATGTGGATATTGCCAAGACAAACGTCACTGTAGCACAGAATAACAGGCTGTGGGATTTGTCGCTCATCGGCGGTGTGGAGAAGAGTCCGGTGACTGCCTGGGAACAGCCGCGATTCGAAGGGACCACCGACAATTGGAATACCGGCATTCGCCTGTCCATACCATTGGGGGACTTGACCCCTCAACAAGGCTACGTTGCCGCAAAGGTCGGTCTTGACAAAGCTGAGGTGGCCTTTGCCAAGGTGAAGGATACCGTGGAACTCGAACTTAGAGATACCCTGAGGGAGGCAGAAATGAAACTGAGGCAAGTGAAGCTGGCACAGGAGTCACGCAAACTTTACGAGCGAAAGCTGGACGTGGAAAAGGAGAAACTCCGGGCAGGACGCTCGACAAACTTTCAAGTAGTGTCTTCCCAAAACGACCTCTTTTTTGCCCGGAATTATGAACTCACCTCGATCATCAGCTATGTTACCGCACGCACCGCTCTGGACAGGGTTTTGGGCGTCACCCTTGAAAAGTGGGGAATAAAGGTAGCCGATCGTTCGGGAGATGAGAAATATTATAAATAGTGTGGTAGAATTTACAGAAGCCCTTACGGCAAGTTAAAGACGGACCCATTTCCCGGGTCGGAAGGCAATAAGATGACATCGCCTTTTTCCTCCCCTGCGGACGGCAAGATTCAAAAACTGGAGCAGATCGCCAGGATTGGCGTTGCCCTTTCTGCGGAAAAAGACAACGCACGGCTCCTGGAAATGATTATCGATGCAGCCAGAGCCATAGCCAATGCCGATGCCGGGACGCTTTATATTTTGGATAGTGACGCAAAGAACCTCCGTTTCGAGGTTATTCAAAATGATACCCTGAAGATCAGGATCAACGGCAGCGATAAATCCGGCAGCAACCTGCCTCCTCCAGTGCCTCTCTACTTGGAAGATCAGCCCAACATGGACAATGTTTCTTCCTATGCAGCCCTCACAGGTTCTCCGGTGAAAATTCCCGATGTTTATTGCGCCGAGGACTTCAATTTTTCTGGGCCTAAAAGCTACGACGCTCTCACCGGCTATCGAACCCAGTCCATGCTAGTCATCCCCATGACTAATCACGATAACAAAGTAATCGGGGTTGTACAGCTTATCAATGCCAAAGATCCGGCCACCTCCGCGGTAGTGTCCTTTTCGGAGGAACAGGCGGGCTATATTTCATCCTTGGCGTCCCAGGCGGCTGTGGCCCTGTCCAATACCCAATATATTCAGCAGCTCGTGACCAACATTGATGAGATCCGTTTGCTTCAGGAGTCGGATAGGGAATTGAGCCACAAGCTCCGCGATGCCTATCTCAAAACGGAGGAATCCAACAGAGAACTCCAAGCCGCCCTTAAGAAGGTCCAACTGATCCGTATTGCCGCAACGGGACTCATCTTGCTGCTTTTCATCGTTCTGGGCTTTTTTTTGTGGAACAGGTCACTCCTCCCCGAAAGAAAAAAGGTTCCGGCCATGGCGGAGCAGCGGGAGACCGCTGGTCGTATCTTCCGGGTCCAACCGGGAAAGGTCACCTCCGCCATCTACCTGACGGGAACCCTTGAGCCGCTGAGTGTGGTTAATCTTACCTCCTCCCTCAACGGGAAAGTGGAAGATATTTTTTTCCGTTATGGAGAGATCGTCTCTGCAGGCCAGGTATTGCTTAAGCTCGTCACATCCCAGGTAGAGGTTAGTGTTCGCGAGGCCAAGGCCGTCTACATTAAGGCGCTGGAACGCTTTAACCAAGTTGAAAAATGGGAAGAGAGTGAAGAAGTAACACGTGCGCGCCGCTCCCTTTCCAAAACTAAACTTACCTTGGATTCTCAGAAGCAGACGATGGATGAGACGGAACGGCTCTTTAAAAAGGGGCTGGTAGCCTCCAGCGAGTTTGAGTGGGCAAAGCAGCAGTACCAAGGTCAGTTGTTGGATTATCAGAACGTCCAGGATGAGTATAAGGCAACGCTAGCCAAAGGAACCGGCGAAAATAAGCAGATCATCCGTTTTGAGATGGAAAACGCCCGTACACGTCTGAGGGATTTGGAGCAACAGTTGGCGGCTTCCACGGTGAAGGCACCGATGCCGGGGGTCATCATGCTGCCGGGATCCGCCCTTGAGGCACGAGATGCCCCGCGCTTGGAGAAAGGGAGCATCTTACAAGAAGGAGGCATCGTCCTTTCCATAGGTGACTTATCGGGCTTTTCGGTCAAGGCGAAGGTCGACGAAGTGGATATCACAAAAATCAAGGTGGGCCAGAAGGTCAACGTCACGGGCGATGCCTTCCCCGACGTAACCCTTCACGGTAAAATTCGCAATATTTCTTCCCAGGGCAATGTTGCTCAGGGGACCGGCGTTCCTTCCTTCGAACTGAAAGTGATTATCGATGAAATACCTCCCGCCATTAAAAAAATCATCTACATAGGTATGTCGGCAAACATG encodes the following:
- a CDS encoding transcription termination factor Rho, producing the protein MSEETHKEHDGKHLEKLTIKELREIAAEIPHERAILDMKKEELVALIKEAWGIKNETPVKKRKHLAKIKMTKPELKARISELKVMKLQALESNDNNNVVMLRHQISQLKKKSRRFAAA
- a CDS encoding dodecin family protein — encoded protein: MPESTYKVIELVGASKVSWEDAAKKAVETAAKTLKDLRIAEVVKLDMTVEDGKVAMFRVRISLSFKYLGE
- a CDS encoding tyrosine-type recombinase/integrase — translated: MEELKFNQGINDLRLEVCFHTCRHSYASWMIEQEQDLYTVQKLLGHKTNVMTQRYAHLSENSLMDAAKALGQAWQKAPEQDQQTGEEAATG
- a CDS encoding cytotoxic translational repressor of toxin-antitoxin stability system codes for the protein MAWTIKEKKGLHKRVRDLPENVQNLLIALKKDMEANGPIRGDWPNFSALSGTRYHCHLKKGHPTYVAIWEVTDKEI
- a CDS encoding helix-turn-helix transcriptional regulator, which encodes MQAHTKKHPTETVELRFIGPIVNIARAIESLKPLGFVDTSDSVPWRDAYPECSEAQLIGKALAGARYREGLTQMKLAELTGIPQRHISEMENGKRSIGKEMAKRLGKALNIGYKVFL
- a CDS encoding TolC family protein, with translation MRGINQLLSRRLRRAQKFDLKVAEYKFIPKVMLDSTAQRNSSSVTGDDPRLTTGSFVSDNATFSATVTQQLPTGGRLDLTAAHYLDSAHTTGLQRADSYGLFLTQPLLKGGGMEVGTASIKNARFTDSVNQLYLKTTLMDTVSSVIYAYWYFLQTVKQIEISRQSLERAKESMAVTRELITAGRMSEMEIVQNEADIANREISLLSSENNADAARIALLKLFDLGRNTPLVPTEPLTVESALPTYEECRQQAFVNRTDYLIAALNVDIAKTNVTVAQNNRLWDLSLIGGVEKSPVTAWEQPRFEGTTDNWNTGIRLSIPLGDLTPQQGYVAAKVGLDKAEVAFAKVKDTVELELRDTLREAEMKLRQVKLAQESRKLYERKLDVEKEKLRAGRSTNFQVVSSQNDLFFARNYELTSIISYVTARTALDRVLGVTLEKWGIKVADRSGDEKYYK
- a CDS encoding HlyD family efflux transporter periplasmic adaptor subunit; the encoded protein is MTSPFSSPADGKIQKLEQIARIGVALSAEKDNARLLEMIIDAARAIANADAGTLYILDSDAKNLRFEVIQNDTLKIRINGSDKSGSNLPPPVPLYLEDQPNMDNVSSYAALTGSPVKIPDVYCAEDFNFSGPKSYDALTGYRTQSMLVIPMTNHDNKVIGVVQLINAKDPATSAVVSFSEEQAGYISSLASQAAVALSNTQYIQQLVTNIDEIRLLQESDRELSHKLRDAYLKTEESNRELQAALKKVQLIRIAATGLILLLFIVLGFFLWNRSLLPERKKVPAMAEQRETAGRIFRVQPGKVTSAIYLTGTLEPLSVVNLTSSLNGKVEDIFFRYGEIVSAGQVLLKLVTSQVEVSVREAKAVYIKALERFNQVEKWEESEEVTRARRSLSKTKLTLDSQKQTMDETERLFKKGLVASSEFEWAKQQYQGQLLDYQNVQDEYKATLAKGTGENKQIIRFEMENARTRLRDLEQQLAASTVKAPMPGVIMLPGSALEARDAPRLEKGSILQEGGIVLSIGDLSGFSVKAKVDEVDITKIKVGQKVNVTGDAFPDVTLHGKIRNISSQGNVAQGTGVPSFELKVIIDEIPPAIKKIIYIGMSANMEVLTYERADALTVPVVAVGTEGDRPFVRRLNKDEKGNQAVEKVGVQTGYTTYDQVEILDGLHAGDEVLVGQ